One Bradyrhizobium sp. ISRA464 genomic window carries:
- a CDS encoding tetratricopeptide repeat protein, protein MTAYNEAIRSFLEYRTTAMPLAKQAADLDPQFCLAHCLRGYFFMMFGTLAVLDKARAALGQAERTSEGATDRERRHVEALRLWIEGDLMAANACWERILTDYPHDLLALRLHHFSSFWMGQTRALRSIPASVLADWRKDMPGYGNLLGMLAFGCEENGDYGNAERYGRQAAEVSPDDLWALHAVAHVLEMQGRHRDGLDWLNHPLDKWNDRNPFRRHLWWHKALFHIDAGRLDGALELYDSAVMGEKSDFYLDIQNAASLLARLEFCGVDVDTRWEKLADYAENHIDDHALVFTDIHFVMSLAREGRFHAARRLIESMKTYSSDETKYVSGVIQKLGIPLCESIIAFEQGRYDDVVNEIMPLRHVTGPVGASHAQRDIFDQYLLEAALRANKIPLAQKLLQERRFLKPGSHESEYKQARLRKSMASRA, encoded by the coding sequence GTGACCGCCTATAACGAGGCGATCAGGAGCTTCCTTGAGTATCGGACGACAGCAATGCCCTTGGCGAAGCAGGCGGCGGACCTGGACCCGCAGTTTTGCCTCGCGCACTGCTTGCGTGGCTACTTCTTCATGATGTTCGGAACGCTCGCGGTACTCGACAAAGCTAGGGCCGCCCTCGGACAAGCCGAGCGGACCTCCGAAGGAGCCACAGATCGCGAAAGGAGGCATGTCGAAGCCTTGCGCCTCTGGATCGAAGGCGATCTGATGGCGGCGAACGCATGTTGGGAGCGCATTCTCACCGACTATCCGCACGATCTTCTGGCCTTGCGTCTCCACCACTTCAGCAGCTTCTGGATGGGGCAAACCCGCGCTCTGAGATCGATCCCCGCATCCGTACTGGCGGACTGGCGAAAGGACATGCCGGGGTATGGGAATCTTCTCGGCATGCTCGCCTTTGGGTGCGAAGAAAACGGCGACTACGGGAACGCCGAACGTTACGGGCGGCAGGCGGCTGAGGTCAGTCCGGATGACCTGTGGGCGTTGCATGCCGTTGCGCACGTACTCGAGATGCAGGGGCGGCACAGGGATGGGCTGGATTGGCTTAACCATCCACTCGACAAATGGAACGATCGCAATCCGTTCCGGCGGCACCTTTGGTGGCACAAGGCACTCTTCCACATTGATGCGGGAAGGCTCGATGGTGCCCTTGAGCTGTATGACTCGGCCGTCATGGGCGAAAAATCGGATTTCTATCTCGACATCCAAAATGCGGCGTCCCTTTTGGCCCGCCTGGAATTCTGCGGCGTTGATGTCGACACTCGCTGGGAGAAGCTGGCCGATTACGCCGAGAATCACATCGATGATCACGCGTTAGTCTTCACTGACATCCATTTCGTTATGTCGCTGGCGCGCGAAGGCCGCTTCCACGCAGCTAGACGGTTGATCGAATCAATGAAGACCTACTCTAGCGACGAGACGAAATACGTAAGTGGCGTCATTCAAAAGCTTGGCATCCCGCTTTGCGAGAGCATCATCGCCTTCGAGCAAGGCCGATATGATGATGTGGTCAATGAAATTATGCCGTTGCGTCACGTCACCGGCCCGGTCGGCGCAAGCCACGCACAGCGCGACATTTTCGATCAGTATCTTCTTGAGGCCGCGCTCCGCGCGAACAAGATTCCGCTCGCTCAGAAGCTACTTCAGGAGCGCAGATTCTTGAAGCCAGGCAGCCACGAGAGCGAATACAAGCAGGCCAGGTTGCGAAAATCGATGGCATCGCGTGCATAG
- the acdA gene encoding 3-sulfinopropanoyl-CoA desulfinase, whose protein sequence is MHMKLSPEQLKLRTAARELAEAEFAPKAAEVDRTEAYPFDNVTALKQAGFMGYTIPKEYGGRGGSFFEAALIIEEMARVCGATGRIAVEANMGAISAVMQYGTEKQKRLAAELVLAGDKPAICITEPNAGSAATEMTTRADKRGGTYVINGKKHWITGGGVSKLHLIFARVFDQSGVEQGIGGFIAVAGAPGLIVGKREPAMGLRGIPETEIIFRDLEIKEDMLVLPPRGLRRGFADLINAYNSQRVGAGTVALGIAQGAFEKAVAFVKEREQFGRPIAEFQGLQWMVADMAVAINAARLSLHQAALSADPFPDALLAAQAKIIASETANTVTNQALQLFGARGYSRDYPMERAVRDARMFTIAGGTAQVLRTLVASRVLDMKLPQTRGGYNKPTTSLRDAAE, encoded by the coding sequence ATGCACATGAAGCTGTCGCCCGAGCAACTGAAGCTTCGAACAGCCGCCCGCGAACTTGCCGAGGCGGAGTTCGCTCCAAAAGCGGCGGAAGTCGATAGGACGGAAGCCTATCCGTTCGACAACGTGACCGCTCTAAAGCAGGCCGGCTTCATGGGATACACAATTCCGAAGGAGTATGGCGGCCGCGGTGGGAGCTTCTTTGAGGCGGCGCTGATCATCGAGGAAATGGCCCGCGTATGCGGTGCTACGGGGCGAATTGCCGTTGAAGCAAACATGGGCGCCATTTCGGCCGTGATGCAGTACGGCACCGAAAAGCAGAAGCGCTTGGCTGCGGAGTTGGTTCTGGCCGGTGACAAACCTGCGATCTGCATCACTGAACCGAATGCCGGCTCGGCCGCGACTGAAATGACGACGCGTGCGGACAAGCGCGGCGGAACCTATGTTATCAATGGCAAGAAGCATTGGATTACCGGAGGCGGCGTCTCGAAGCTTCATTTGATCTTCGCCCGCGTGTTCGATCAGAGCGGAGTCGAGCAGGGCATTGGTGGGTTCATCGCGGTAGCCGGCGCTCCCGGATTGATCGTAGGTAAGCGCGAGCCAGCCATGGGGCTGCGCGGGATCCCCGAGACGGAGATCATCTTTAGGGATCTCGAGATCAAAGAGGACATGCTTGTCTTGCCGCCGCGGGGCCTGCGTCGCGGCTTCGCCGATCTGATCAATGCGTACAACAGTCAGCGCGTCGGTGCCGGCACGGTAGCGCTCGGGATCGCTCAAGGCGCGTTCGAGAAGGCCGTGGCCTTCGTGAAGGAGCGCGAGCAATTCGGGCGGCCCATTGCCGAGTTTCAAGGCCTCCAATGGATGGTGGCTGACATGGCTGTCGCCATCAATGCAGCACGGCTTTCTCTTCATCAGGCGGCGTTGAGCGCCGACCCGTTTCCCGATGCTCTTTTGGCGGCTCAGGCGAAGATTATCGCGTCGGAGACAGCCAACACGGTCACGAATCAGGCGCTGCAGCTCTTCGGAGCACGCGGATATTCGCGGGATTATCCGATGGAACGCGCCGTCAGGGACGCTCGTATGTTCACGATCGCCGGCGGTACAGCCCAAGTACTGAGGACATTGGTTGCCTCTCGGGTGCTCGACATGAAGCTTCCACAAACGCGAGGTGGCTACAACAAGCCGACCACCTCACTCCGCGATGCTGCCGAGTGA
- a CDS encoding CoA transferase encodes MTKPLAGIRVIELGELIAGPFVGTLLADNGAEVIKVERPGRGDVLRQFGPIVEGTSAFWQVNSRNKKSVVVDITRDGGLVVLRNLIKKCDILIDSLRPGVLEQRGLSDEALRVLNPAIVVVHVSAFGRIGPKSKRGGYDPVAQGFCGLSYLTGKRDGPPMRAGGAVPVCDFMTGLLGAFGAMLALQQRKAGLSPIPAVDVALYDVAFRMIAPLVAYFEASGKAWQRDGNHSLGGAPTGHFMTADEKWICLSVQNDEQFARCAGLVGRPEWVSDPRFTTLAGRTEHRSEIEAWVSKWIRSMDRTTALAAFEAQSLGAGPIQSIEDMASDEHLNFRGLKPVSDPVLGAVRMPRALPFATDKDDGQRPAPKLGEHTRHVLSHVLGYADQTIADMIEDGRIASG; translated from the coding sequence TTGACAAAACCACTGGCTGGCATCCGGGTGATCGAGCTGGGTGAACTGATCGCAGGCCCTTTTGTGGGCACACTGCTCGCCGACAACGGTGCGGAAGTTATCAAGGTCGAGCGACCAGGGCGCGGCGACGTGTTGCGCCAGTTCGGTCCGATCGTCGAAGGCACCAGCGCATTCTGGCAGGTCAACAGCCGTAACAAGAAATCCGTAGTCGTCGACATCACCCGGGACGGAGGGCTCGTCGTACTGCGCAACCTGATCAAGAAGTGCGATATCCTGATCGACAGCCTAAGGCCCGGCGTGCTGGAGCAACGAGGCTTGAGCGATGAGGCCCTTCGGGTGCTGAACCCCGCAATCGTCGTTGTACACGTGTCTGCCTTTGGTCGAATCGGGCCAAAGTCGAAACGAGGGGGATACGATCCTGTTGCGCAAGGTTTCTGCGGTCTCAGCTATCTGACCGGAAAGCGTGATGGCCCGCCGATGCGCGCAGGAGGCGCGGTCCCGGTCTGTGACTTCATGACGGGGCTTCTCGGCGCATTCGGCGCCATGCTGGCACTTCAGCAACGGAAAGCTGGTTTAAGCCCGATACCTGCCGTCGACGTCGCGCTATACGACGTGGCCTTTAGGATGATCGCCCCGCTGGTCGCATATTTCGAGGCCTCCGGAAAGGCCTGGCAGCGAGATGGAAATCACAGCCTCGGTGGTGCTCCGACAGGCCACTTCATGACTGCCGACGAAAAGTGGATATGTCTCTCCGTTCAGAACGATGAGCAGTTTGCCCGCTGCGCCGGCTTGGTGGGGCGCCCGGAATGGGTTTCAGATCCTCGCTTCACGACCCTTGCTGGTAGGACCGAGCATCGTAGTGAAATCGAGGCCTGGGTTTCGAAATGGATACGGAGCATGGACCGGACAACGGCATTGGCTGCCTTCGAAGCGCAGTCGCTCGGCGCGGGACCGATTCAGTCCATTGAGGATATGGCGAGCGACGAGCACCTCAACTTCAGGGGTTTGAAGCCGGTAAGTGATCCAGTTCTGGGCGCGGTGAGAATGCCGCGAGCTTTGCCCTTCGCTACCGACAAGGACGATGGGCAACGGCCCGCGCCAAAGCTGGGCGAACACACCCGTCACGTGCTTTCGCATGTCCTTGGATACGCGGACCAGACAATCGCTGACATGATTGAAGACGGCCGCATAGCGTCCGGGTAG